The Macrobrachium nipponense isolate FS-2020 chromosome 13, ASM1510439v2, whole genome shotgun sequence genome has a window encoding:
- the LOC135225304 gene encoding putative ATP synthase subunit f, mitochondrial, producing MGFGEYPAEYNPKIHGPYDPARYYGKADIPFGEVKLGELPGWLTRRSIGGIPVQLFPGLLEVAA from the exons ATGGGGTTCGGCGAATATCCAGCAGAGTATAATCCCAAAATTCATGGCCCATATGATCCAGCCAGATATTATGGCAAAG CTGATATTCCTTTTGGAGAAGTGAAACTTGGTGAACTTCCTGGATGGCTCACCAGACGTAGCATTGGAGGCATCCCTGTGCAGTTGTTTCCAGGGCTTCTGGAGGTGGCAGCATaa